A genomic region of Stigmatopora nigra isolate UIUO_SnigA chromosome 16, RoL_Snig_1.1, whole genome shotgun sequence contains the following coding sequences:
- the ezh2 gene encoding histone-lysine N-methyltransferase EZH2 yields MVLTGKRAEKGPARWKRRVKSEYMRLRQLKRFRRADEVKTMFNSNRQKISERTDILNQEWKTRRIQPAHIMTSVGSLRGTRECTVDSGFSEFPRQVIPLKTLNAVASIPVMYSWSPLQQNFMVEDETVLYNIPYMGDEILDQDGTFIEELIKNYDGKVHGDRECGFINDEIFVELVASLAQYSDNEEDEEEEPDFKTEKTESACDGRDEARDASKGRGGGGDDERNKKFPSDKIFEAISAMFPDKGTTEELKEKYKELTQQQLPGALPPECTPNIDGPNARSVQREQSLHSFHTLFCRRCFKYDCFLHPFHATPNTYKRKNLENLEDGKPCGADCYMNLPRDGEGAAERAKTPSKRSASGRRRRRAANGGSRPATPTAKDTDSEGDKDDDDDDNSGSSSEGNSRCPTPIKLKLQLAAQTAEWSGADASLFRVLIGTYYDNYCAIARLIESKTCRQVYEFRVKESSIIARAPAEDEDTPPRKKKRKHRLWATHCRKIQLKKDGSSNHVYNYQPCDHPRQPCDSSCPCVTAQNFCEKFCQCSSECQNRFPGCRCKAQCNTKQCPCYLAVRECDPDLCLTCGAADHWDSKNVSCKNCSIQRGAKKHLLLAPSDVAGWGIFIKEPVQKNEFISEYCGEIISQDEADRRGKVYDKYMCSFLFNLNNDFVVDATRKGNKIRFANHSVNPNCYAKVMMVNGDHRIGIFAKRAIQTGEELFFDYRYSQADALKYVGIEREMEMA; encoded by the exons ATGGTGCTGACCGGCAAGCGTGCAGAGAAAGGTCCCGCCCGCTGGAAGAGGAGAGTCAAGTCCGAGTACATGCGGCTGCGCCAGCTCAAGCGCTTCCGGCGAGCCGACGAGGTCAAG ACCATGTTCAACAGCAACCGTCAGAAGATCTCGGAACGCACCGACATCTTGAACCAAGAATGGAAGACTCGGCGCATCCAGCCGGCTCACATCATGACGTCGGTGGGCTCGCTCAGAGGCACGCGAGAG TGCACGGTGGACAGCGGTTTCTCTGAGTTCCCCCGCCAGGTCATTCCGTTGAAGACCCTCAACGCCGTGGCCTCCATCCCCGTCATGTACTCGTGGTCGCCGCTGCAGCAGAACTTTATG GTGGAGGACGAGACGGTGCTCTACAACATTCCCTACATGGGCGACGAGATCCTGGACCAGGACGGCACGTTCATCGAGGAGCTGATCAAGAACTATGACGGGAAAGTCCACGGAGACAGAG AGTGCGGCTTCATCAACGACGAGATCTTCGTGGAGCTGGTGGCTTCTCTGGCGCAGTACAGCGACAacgaggaagacgaggaggaagagCCGGACTTCAAGACGGAGAAGACGGAGAGCGCCTGCGACGGGCGGGACGAGGCGCGCGATGCCAGCAAGG gccgaggcggcggcggcgacgacgagcGCAACAAGAAGTTCCCCTCTGACAAGATCTTTGAAGCCATCTCGGCCATGTTCCCCGACAAAGGCACCACGGAGGAGCTGAAAGAGAA GTACAAGGAGCTGACTCAACAGCAGCTCCCCGGCGCCCTGCCTCCGGAATGCACGCCCAACATCGACGGCCCCAACGCCCGCTCGGTCCAGCGCGAGCAGAGCCTGCACTCTTTCCACACGCTCTTCTGCAGACGCTGCTTCAAATACGACTGCTTCCTTCATC CCTTCCACGCCACGCCCAACACGTACAAACGCAAGAACCTGGAGAACTTGGAGGATGGCAAGCCTTGCGGCGCCGACTGCTACATGAACCTGCCGCGG GACGGCGAGGGCGCGGCGGAGCGGGCCAAGACGCCCTCCAAGCGCTCGGCCTCGGGGCGCCGGCGCCGACGCGCGGCCAACGGCGGCAGCCGCCCAGCCACGCCCACCGCCAAAGACACGGACAGCGAGGGCGACAaagacgacgacgatgacgacaacAGCGGCAGCAGCTCAG AGGGCAACTCTCGCTGCCCGACGCCCATCAAGCTGAAGCTTCAGCTGGCCGCCCAGACGGCGGAGTGGAGCGGCGCCGACGCCTCGCTCTTCCGCGTCCTCATCGGGACCTACTACGACAACTACTGCGCCATCGCGCGCCTCATCGAAAGCAAGACGTGCCGACAG GTCTACGAGTTCCGGGTCAAAGAGTCCAGCATCATCGCCCGCGCGCCCGCCGAGGACGAGGACACGCCCcccaggaagaagaagaggaagcacCGACTTTGGGCCACGCATTGCCGCAAGATCCAGCTCAAGAAAG acgGCTCGTCCAATCACGTGTACAACTACCAGCCGTGCGACCACCCCAGGCAGCCCTGCGACTCGTCTTGCCCGTGCGTCACCGCCCAGAACTTTTGCGAGAAATTCTGCCAGTGCAGCTCCGAGT GCCAGAACCGTTTCCCGGGCTGCCGCTGCAAAGCTCAGTGCAACACCAAGCAGTGCCCGTGCTACCTGGCCGTCAGGGAATGCGACCCGGACCTCTGCCTCACCTGCGGCGCCGCCGACCACTGGGACAGCAAGAACGTCTCTTGCAAGAACTGCTCCATACAGAGGGGCGCCAAGAAG CACCTCCTCCTGGCGCCGTCCGACGTGGCGGGATGGGGCATCTTCATCAAGGAGCCGGTCCAGAAGAACGAGTTCATCTCCGAGTACTGCGGCGAG ATCATCTCCCAGGATGAAGCGGATCGCAGGGGCAAAGTTTACGACAAATACATGTGCAGCTTCCTCTTCAACCTCAACAACG ACTTTGTGGTGGACGCCACCCGCAAAGGCAACAAGATTCGATTCGCCAACCACTCGGTCAACCCCAACTGCTACGCCAAAG TGATGATGGTGAACGGAGACCACAGGATCGGCATCTTTGCCAAGCGCGCCATCCAGACGGGGGAAGAACTCTTCTTTGACTACAG GTACAGTCAAGCAGACGCGCTCAAGTACGTGGGCATCGAGCGCGAGATGGAGATGGCGTGA
- the eif2s3 gene encoding eukaryotic translation initiation factor 2 subunit 3: protein MAGDDSGTTLSQPHLAKQDLKTLDVSKLTTLSPEIISRQATINIGTIGHVAHGKSTVVKAISGVHTVRFKNELERNITIKLGYANAKIYMLDDPSCPRPECYRSCGSSTPDEFPTDIPGTKGDFKLVRHVSFVDCPGHDILMATMLNGAAVMDAALLLIAGNESCPQPQTSEHLAAIEIMKLKHILILQNKIDLVKESQAKEQYEQILTFVQGTVAEGAPIIPISAQLKYNIEVVCEYIVKKIPVPVRDFSSEPRLIVIRSFDVNKPGCEVDDLKGGVAGGSILKGVLKVGQEIEVRPGIVSKDHEGKLMCKPIFSKIVSLCAEHNDLQYAAPGGLIGVGTKIDPTLCRADRMVGQVLGAVGELPEIFTELEISYFLLRRLLGVRTEGDKKAAKVQKLSKNEVLMVNIGSLSTGGRVSAVKADLAKIVLTNPVCTEVDEKIALSRRVEKHWRLIGWGRIRRGVTITPTVDDD, encoded by the exons ATGGCGGGCGACGACTCGGGTACCACGTTAAGCCAGCCTCATTTGGCCAAACAAGACCTTAAAACTTTG GATGTCTCCAAACTGACCACCCTTTCCCCCGAGATCATCAGCCGGCAGGCCACCATCAACATCG GCACCATCGGGCACGTGGCGCACGGAAAGTCCACGGTGGTCAAGGCCATCTCGGGCGTTCACACCGTCCGCTTCAAAAATGAGCTGGAGCGGAACATTACCATCAAGCTGGGCTACGCCAACGCCAAA ATCTACATGCTGGACGACCCCAGCTGCCCCCGGCCCGAGTGTTACCGTTCTTGCGGGAGCAGCACCCCTGACGAGTTCCCCACCGACATTCCCGGCACCAAGGGCGACTTCAAACTCGTCAG GCACGTGTCCTTCGTGGACTGTCCCGGCCACGACATTCTGATGGCGACCATGCTGAACGGGGCCGCCGTCATGGACGCCGCCCTCCTCCTGATTG CGGGAAACGAGTCGTGTCCGCAGCCGCAGACGTCGGAGCACCTGGCCGCCATCGAGATCATGAAGCTCAAGCACATCCTCATCCTGCAGAATAAGATCGACCTGGTGAAGGAGAGCCAGGCCAAAGAGCAGTACGAACAGATACTCACGTTTGTTCAAG GCACGGTGGCGGAGGGCGCGCCCATCATCCCCATCTCCGCTCAGCTCAAGTACAACATCGAGGTGGTGTGCGAGTACATCGTCAAGAAGATCCCCGTCCCCGTGCGAGACTTCTCCTCCGAGCCCCGCCTTATCG TCATCCGCTCGTTCGACGTCAACAAGCCCGGCTGCGAGGTGGACGACCTGAAAGGCGGCGTGGCCGGAGGCAGCATCCTTAAGGGCGTCCTCAAGGTGGGCCAGGAGATCGAGGTGCGGCCGGGCATCGTCTCCAAGGACCACGAGGGCAAGCTCATGTGCAAGCCCATCTTCTCCAAGATCGTCTCGCTCTGCGCCGAGCACAACGACCTTCAGTACGCCGCGCCCGGGGGGCTCATCG GCGTGGGCACCAAGATCGACCCCACGCTGTGCCGGGCCGACCGCATGGTGGGCCAGGTGCTGGGCGCCGTCGGGGAGCTGCCGGAGATTTTCACCGAGCTGGAGATCTCCTACTTCTTGCTGCGTAGGCTGCTGGGCGTGCGCACCGAGGGGGACAAGAAGGCCGCCAAG gtcCAGAAGCTGTCCAAGAACGAAGTGCTGATGGTCAACATCGGCTCGCTCTCCACGGGGGGCCGCGTCAGTGCCGTCAAAGCCGATCTGGCCAAGATCGTCCTCACCAATCCCGTCTGCACCGAAGTGGACGAGAAGATCGCGCTCAGCCGCCGCGTGGAGAAGCATTGGCG GCTGATCGGCTGGGGGCGAATCAGGAGAGGCGTGACCATCACGCCCACCGTGGACGACGACTGA